The proteins below are encoded in one region of Bremerella sp. P1:
- the pheT gene encoding phenylalanine--tRNA ligase subunit beta — MLVSWDWLKQYLDLDVSEAEVCDRLTLAGLNFDGSSTVDNDRCLDLEVTSNRPDWLGHIGIAREVGVLFDLDLKVPSADISKVSTGGACSKIVQIEDEEFCPRYIARSITGVTIGDSPAWMVNRLRTIGIPTINNVVDATNYVLMEIGQPLHAFDMDKLTGDTVRVRKAEHDEKFLAIDHREYLLSTDDYVIADKNGAVALAGVMGGKETEVTEMTSDLLIEAAQFAALPVRTTSRRLKLKSDSSYRFERGVDPEMIDWASRRCCELIVDTAGGEVCEGHVYAGSQPSARKSVTLRLSQIPRILGIDVYQPEVRRILERLGNEVTQQSEKAITVIPASWRRDIEREVDLVEEVARIHGYDQIPEHAGVSLSASHQSDLDRVRNKIRMGMLGMGFDETLTRSIVSDIWSKAFQGWSLAEPLTTSMPMVKGEDRLRVSLIPSLLGARRNNEKFSYTHIDLYEIAKVYLPKPKALPDERYMVGITSGRDFFELKGVIEGLVGMLNPNVKINTIPYTDPIFAEGQGAHLTINSTTLGYIGVVCDKARKAFGLQQPATVAELDLGALMKLAVLIPQHQDFSTHPAMNRDLNLIVDEDVSWSKLQDISYSAGGDLVEVVTFQEIFRDPKKDGPGKKRVLFTVTLQAYDRTLTGEEADATIAQILAACDKETGAKLLA; from the coding sequence ATGCTCGTTTCCTGGGATTGGCTGAAGCAGTACCTCGATCTAGACGTTAGCGAAGCGGAAGTCTGCGATCGTTTGACCTTGGCGGGTTTGAATTTCGACGGCTCCTCGACGGTCGACAACGACCGCTGCCTGGACCTGGAAGTCACCAGCAACCGTCCCGATTGGCTCGGCCATATCGGGATCGCCCGCGAAGTCGGCGTGCTGTTCGACCTCGACCTGAAGGTCCCCAGCGCCGACATCTCGAAAGTTTCGACCGGGGGAGCTTGCTCTAAGATCGTTCAAATCGAAGACGAAGAGTTCTGTCCACGGTACATCGCCCGAAGCATCACCGGCGTGACCATTGGGGACAGCCCAGCCTGGATGGTCAATCGCCTGCGTACGATCGGTATTCCCACCATCAACAACGTGGTCGACGCCACCAACTACGTTCTCATGGAAATCGGTCAGCCGCTCCATGCGTTCGATATGGACAAGCTCACCGGAGACACCGTTCGCGTTCGCAAGGCCGAGCACGACGAGAAGTTCCTGGCGATCGATCATCGCGAGTACCTGTTGAGTACCGACGACTATGTAATCGCCGACAAGAATGGTGCCGTCGCTCTGGCCGGCGTAATGGGTGGCAAAGAGACGGAAGTTACCGAGATGACCTCCGACCTCTTAATCGAAGCGGCTCAATTCGCTGCTTTGCCGGTACGCACAACCTCGCGCCGGCTCAAACTGAAGAGTGACTCTTCGTATCGTTTTGAACGAGGGGTCGATCCTGAGATGATCGACTGGGCCAGCCGACGCTGCTGCGAACTGATCGTCGATACGGCTGGCGGCGAAGTGTGTGAAGGCCACGTCTATGCCGGGTCGCAGCCGAGTGCCCGTAAGTCGGTCACCTTGCGTCTGTCGCAGATCCCGCGAATCTTGGGTATTGATGTTTACCAGCCCGAAGTTCGCCGCATCCTGGAACGCCTGGGCAACGAAGTCACGCAGCAAAGCGAAAAGGCGATCACCGTGATTCCGGCCAGTTGGCGACGCGATATCGAACGCGAAGTCGACTTGGTCGAAGAAGTGGCTCGTATCCACGGCTACGACCAGATTCCCGAACACGCTGGTGTTTCCCTCAGTGCATCGCATCAAAGCGACTTGGATCGCGTGCGCAACAAGATTCGCATGGGCATGCTGGGGATGGGCTTTGATGAAACCCTGACCCGTAGCATCGTGAGTGACATCTGGTCCAAAGCTTTCCAAGGCTGGTCTCTCGCTGAGCCGCTGACGACCAGCATGCCGATGGTCAAAGGGGAAGATCGCCTTCGCGTGAGTTTGATCCCGAGCCTCTTGGGTGCACGTCGCAACAACGAGAAGTTCAGCTACACCCACATCGACTTGTATGAGATCGCCAAGGTTTACCTTCCCAAGCCCAAGGCGCTGCCGGACGAGCGTTACATGGTAGGTATCACCAGCGGACGTGACTTCTTCGAGCTGAAGGGAGTCATCGAAGGGCTGGTCGGAATGCTCAACCCGAACGTGAAGATCAACACGATTCCTTACACGGACCCGATCTTCGCCGAAGGGCAGGGGGCTCATCTGACGATCAACAGCACGACGCTCGGTTACATCGGAGTCGTGTGCGATAAGGCACGTAAGGCATTCGGCCTTCAGCAGCCAGCGACGGTCGCAGAACTCGACTTGGGTGCGTTGATGAAGTTGGCTGTCCTCATTCCACAGCATCAAGATTTCAGCACTCACCCGGCGATGAATCGCGATTTGAACTTGATCGTCGATGAAGACGTCAGCTGGTCGAAGCTGCAAGACATCAGTTACTCGGCCGGAGGCGATCTGGTGGAAGTCGTTACGTTCCAAGAGATCTTCCGCGATCCGAAGAAGGATGGCCCTGGCAAGAAGCGTGTCCTCTTTACGGTCACCCTTCAGGCCTACGACCGCACACTGACAGGCGAAGAAGCCGATGCGACCATCGCCCAGATTTTGGCGGCCTGCGACAAGGAAACCGGCGCGAAGTTGCTGGCCTAA